From Panthera uncia isolate 11264 chromosome D3 unlocalized genomic scaffold, Puncia_PCG_1.0 HiC_scaffold_8, whole genome shotgun sequence:
caaaactgaaaaatagcCACAAGCCCCAGGATTAGGAGACAGttccagagaataaaaaagaagtgcCAAACCATCAGCTTTCTTGGATACTGATCTGTGCCAGGAGACTCATGGCCGAATTTTGAACATCCTGGAGCAGGCAGCCAACAAAACAGTCCCACAATCCCCACCAGAACTCTACTCATATATGCTATTTTGTATTTCCAGGATCCCCTGAGGAGTCTGGAAGAGGGACTGATGGTTGGACACATGATGGATTTGAAGACAGAAGTCTCCCACCTGGCTCAGGGCTTTGTTTCAAGCCACCCTTCCATCACTGTCAGGGATCTCATCACAGTTAGTTGGGGGTGGTGACACCTGGGGTTGAGCCCATTGCTTCTTACCCAGTATTCTAGATGTTAGTATGGTCCTGGGTCAATGTCTTCTTATCTTCTGTTTGGTTGAACTCCTTCCCAAAAAGCACACCTTGCTTTTGTTAGGTAGCTCAGGAGAGGTGCACAGCTGACATTTTCTATCTTCCCACAAGAGTGCTATTTTGGTTGGGTATAAAATCTTATGTGGGGAAACCCATTTTCCTCAGAATCGTTTTTCTCTTCTAGCACTCCTGttcaaataaatgaagacattttgATGCCCAGGCAGAAATGGCCACAGGGATGCAATTGACCACCAGCTTCTCCAAGAACAGAGGTTTTTAGATCATGCCCTACACCATGGGGTATTAGACACAGGATTAAGCCCTGCCCTTAAAACACTGATACCATGAACTGAGTAGGAGGCTAGAGGAGGTCAAAAGTTCTGGACACTGTCAACATCCCCGCACCAACAGGTCTTTGCTCTGGGGGCAGTGATTCTCCCATAACTGCAGGTGAACTCAGTTTGCAGTTTTCCAACACAACACTCTTAGGACCATTGTTTTCATTCACCCTGAGAGATACCAGAACCCTCTTCCATCAGTCCCTTTTCCAAGGTCTGATCTAAGTTCTATGGGAACATCTTTGGGGTTCTGGAGGCAGCAACACCCTCCTCAGAGACCTAAGTTCTACTTCTCCTTCAGCACCTGGATTTTAATAATTCCAATTTCCTCCCTTGGTCCCCCAGCCCTAGGGTTATTGGCTGTCTCTGGGATAATCTGGGTTTTCTTTGCCAGTGGAGTTCTATCATGCCTGGTGACCAATTCTTTCTATTACATTCTCTCTGCTAAAATTACTGATGTGGGCTTGGTCATACAAATAAACCCAGCTGATATACACGGTAACTTATGCGACAATCTATAACCCCATAGTTTGCTGTTATGCTGAAACTGCCGGAAGACAGGAGTGCTAGTTGTCTTTTAAGTTTCCCAGACTTCAAAAATCATTACCATATCCCATGAAACACCATCTATATCCCTTAGCAGTTTTCAATTCTCAttgatttcttaatattttgttgtCCTGGTACCAATGCTATACTGACTTGTTATCTGTGAGGTTACTTTGGTTAACTGTGATGAGGGTTATTGGAACATACTTTTATTCCATACATATAATACAACAGTGTAATAAAACCAATAAgtctggggcctgggtggctcaattggttaagcatccaactcttggtctcagctcagatcttgatctcaaggtcatgagttcaagtcccaagttgggctccacactgggcatagagcctacttaaaaaataaataaaaataaaaaaacaaaaaacaatagttCTTGGTTCTTCATTCAAGTTGGAgtcttcattatttaaaaaaaaaaatttttttttttaatctttatttttgagagagagacagagtgtgagtaggggaggagcagagagagatggagacacagaatccaaagcaggctccaggctctgagctgtcagcaaagagcccgacacagggcccgaacccacgaaccatgagatcatgacctgagccgaagtcggacgctcaaccgactgagccacccaggtgccccaaggagtcttcattatttttaaaagaccaatgACCTTTGCTGATTTTtagttgatttgtttttcttcatgttaTTGAATTTTCAGAGCTTTTCACATATGGTAGATTTTAGTCTTCTATTGATTATTGTATCTGCTGTACTGAGAAGAAGCACTACCAGGGACATAAGGTATCCTGCCTGTGCAGAGCTCCTCCTGGGATCAGAAACAAGACACTGAGGCAagatggaaaagatgaaaaaggacAAGTACGAAACTAAGAATGAATCTTTATTGCTAATCTCCTGGCCTCCAACCATCAGTCCCTATTCCAGATTCCTCAGGGGAtcctagaaatataaaatagcatATAGAGGGAGAGTTCTGGTGGGGGCTGCAGGACTGTTTTGTTAGCCGTCTGCTCTAGGATGTTCAAGATGGGGCCATGGGTCTCCTGGCACAGATCAGTACCCAGGAAAGCCTCTACTCAGTCACGCCATGCTGCCAGTTTCAGCTGTCCCTCAAATAGGTCACAGCCAAGAGCCACAGACTGTGGGGACAAGGATGGGAAAGTTAAAGTGATACTGAGGCCTCAATGTCAGGCCCCTTCCCCAAACCCCACGTAAGGCCCAGGGCAGTGTGGCCAACATTAGGGCCCAAGAGCACCAGCATGAAATATACACAGGAGGGGAGCAGGAAGTCAGGGCTCCATCACTAGTTCAAAGAGAAACTTGTTCTGTGATTCTGGGCAAATTCCTAGCTTTCTGTAGGCCTCAGTGTTTCTGTCTGTGTAATGGGCATGGTGATAGGAGGAATGCTGCCCACAGATGATCCTCCTCTGGCCAAGCTGGTACCTGCACCAGCTCCTCCAGCACCATGAGGTCAGCCAGCGTCACCTGCTGGCTGTTGAGGAAGGCCCAGCCCCCCAGGAACTTGTCCTCCAGCCACTGCAGTGCCCGGTCCGTGGTGGCCCTGTTGCGCTCCACCTTCTCCTCAGTCACATGGACTCCAATGAGTGGTGCCAACACCTAATGGGGGCAAAGGGTGGGCTCAGGCTGTGGTCCCTGCCTCCTCCCGGGTCCCTGACAGTCAACAATCCCCAGATGGCTCTCCTCACCTGGGTCCACAAGGGCACGCCAAAGGTATCACGAATGCAGTCAGCATGCCAGCCCAGGTACTTGTGGGCATGAAAACGGGCCCAAAGTTCAGATGGGTACCAGTGGTCTGCCGTCTGGTACTTAAAGCTTAAGTAAATCAAGATGGCGGTGCTGGAGATAAGGGCAAGAGCAGCGACTGTGATGACCCTCGTTCGTGGCCTTTACCCCAGCTGCTCCCATCCCTCAGTGGGGTTCTGGGGCTTCTCTGTACTTGCTGGCCTCCACTCCTACCTGCAGCTCCCTGGGCattgcctcctctctctcccctgactCTACCC
This genomic window contains:
- the LOC125914630 gene encoding LOW QUALITY PROTEIN: glutathione S-transferase theta-2B-like (The sequence of the model RefSeq protein was modified relative to this genomic sequence to represent the inferred CDS: substituted 1 base at 1 genomic stop codon) — protein: MAPHSPPHRPSCFLAKPGPWGSGWGREREGTAGVFLAPKGLSSTGHLVSGEFSQFNILQKVSTLKDGDFVLTESTAILIYLSFKYQTADHWYPSELWARFHAHKYLGWHADCIRDTFGVPLWTQVLAPLIGVHVTEEKVERNRATTDRALQWLEDKFLGGWAFLNSQQVTLADLMVLEELVQSVALGCDLFEGQLKLAAWRDXVEAFLGTDLCQETHGPILNILEQTANKTVLQPPPELSLYMLFYISRIP